The genomic DNA TTGATTGCCCCTGTTACAAGCTCTTGGTGTCTTTTACAGTTACCAGTGAGTCTTCTTGGCATGATCTTAAATCTCTCGCTAAGTGAGAATTTAAGTAATCCCAAGTCTTTGTAGTCTATATAGTCTACTTTTGATTCACAATATTTACAAAATCTTTTTTTAAATTTTCTTCTTTCTGCCATGGTGTTCTCCTAAAAAGGGTATGTATAACAAATATAGTGTAAATAACTGTATATAAACCTTATTTACACGGTTTTAAGATAAGATTATTATATTAAATGTAAATAAATTCAATTATTTTGGAAAAAATAACTAATTATATTTACACTATAAGTGATCATAGAATATTTTTTATAAACCTCTCCATGCAGGAGTAGATTAAAAAAATACTCTTTAGGTAGAGACTGTGTTTTTCAAGATTTCCTAGATAATAAATTATAGAGGCACAGTAGACACTTGGTT from Sulfurovum xiamenensis includes the following:
- the rpsR gene encoding 30S ribosomal protein S18 — its product is MAERRKFKKRFCKYCESKVDYIDYKDLGLLKFSLSERFKIMPRRLTGNCKRHQELVTGAIKRARQTALIPYIVDRKNVVENPFENLK